One window of Cyanobacterium stanieri LEGE 03274 genomic DNA carries:
- a CDS encoding DUF3153 domain-containing protein encodes MKTILRRLILFVVLIVFLTGCVRYDVGVNFSQANNGTIIQHIKLGEQLTSFSEGEGNAWLNGIQKQALSLHGKVKRLSAEELVVTIPFNNGQDLVDKFNQFFVSGVDASGLTRARGESLLDLDASMSIQQNNGIFFERNVLHFSADLTPLGVVSDEGNIIISSGDLINLQLNFNFPWGAKLVTNDFPTWQRGEDNQYHVTLKAGQVNDVRAIFWLPNYIGLGAVAIALFTLLGFILKYPESLKSLKKS; translated from the coding sequence ATGAAAACTATTTTACGAAGGTTAATTTTATTTGTTGTTTTAATTGTTTTTCTGACGGGCTGTGTGCGTTATGATGTGGGGGTGAATTTTTCTCAAGCTAATAATGGTACGATTATTCAACATATTAAATTAGGTGAACAATTAACCAGTTTTAGTGAAGGGGAAGGGAATGCTTGGTTGAATGGTATTCAAAAACAGGCGTTGAGTTTACATGGAAAGGTAAAAAGATTATCTGCTGAAGAATTGGTAGTTACCATTCCTTTTAATAATGGGCAAGATTTGGTAGATAAGTTTAATCAATTTTTTGTTTCTGGGGTTGATGCTTCTGGTTTAACTCGGGCGCGGGGCGAAAGTCTGTTGGATTTAGATGCTAGTATGAGTATTCAACAAAATAATGGGATTTTCTTTGAGCGCAATGTGTTACATTTTTCGGCGGATTTAACTCCTTTGGGGGTGGTTTCCGATGAGGGTAATATTATTATTTCGTCTGGTGATTTGATTAATTTACAGTTAAATTTTAATTTTCCTTGGGGCGCAAAGTTAGTGACTAATGATTTTCCTACTTGGCAACGGGGAGAAGATAATCAATATCATGTTACTTTGAAAGCCGGGCAGGTTAATGATGTGAGGGCTATTTTTTGGCTACCTAATTATATCGGTTTGGGGGCAGTAGCGATCGCCCTTTTTACTCTTTTGGGTTTTATCCTCAAATATCCTGAGTCTCTCAAATCCCTTAAAAAAAGTTAG
- a CDS encoding AMP-binding protein, whose product MILEQLKEFENNCTYNNQKIFLQGQTSYYVDKINKNNKKQSKIICLSTKNPQQFISIFLATLVTKSSIVLINPQWKRKELEQVTELIKPDFFFSENIEKEYNNHQNHHQYQGIMIPTGGTSGKIKFAIHTWETLSNSAMGFRDFWQEEKINCFCCLPLCHVSGLMQIVRAFITRGKLHIHDYSILKKVVPLNINYQDFFISLVPTQLHFFLNNNSSWLKKFKTVLVGGCHTSQNLQNICRFKQINLALTYGMTETASGITILKPDDFFAHQKGSGRVLPHAKISIESEKERIGKITIRGTSLFKGYYPNYQDYDSFETDDLGYFDLDNYLHIVGRNSRKIISGGENVHPLEIEELIVKIGLAKDVVIIGKNHDYWGQIICAIYVPIVKNNELYNLDSMKDKLRSHLSHYKIPKIWLKVDKIPRNPQGKVNYGYLEKMITI is encoded by the coding sequence ATGATATTAGAACAATTAAAAGAATTTGAAAATAACTGCACCTATAATAACCAAAAAATATTTTTGCAAGGTCAGACAAGCTACTACGTTGATAAAATTAATAAAAATAACAAAAAGCAATCTAAAATTATCTGTTTATCGACAAAAAATCCCCAACAATTTATCAGTATCTTTTTAGCAACCCTGGTAACTAAATCATCTATTGTTTTAATTAATCCCCAATGGAAAAGAAAAGAATTAGAGCAAGTTACTGAATTAATAAAACCTGACTTCTTCTTTAGTGAAAATATAGAAAAAGAATATAATAATCATCAAAATCATCATCAATATCAAGGTATTATGATTCCCACCGGGGGAACATCAGGCAAAATAAAATTTGCCATTCACACATGGGAAACCCTGAGCAATTCAGCCATGGGATTTAGAGATTTTTGGCAAGAAGAAAAGATTAATTGTTTTTGTTGTCTTCCCCTTTGTCATGTCAGTGGCTTAATGCAAATTGTTAGAGCTTTTATAACTAGGGGAAAATTACATATTCATGACTATTCTATATTAAAAAAAGTAGTTCCTTTAAACATTAATTATCAAGACTTTTTCATTTCTCTTGTACCCACACAATTACATTTTTTTTTGAACAATAATTCTAGTTGGTTAAAAAAATTTAAAACAGTTTTGGTGGGGGGTTGTCACACTTCTCAAAACTTACAAAATATATGTAGATTTAAACAAATAAATCTTGCTCTAACCTATGGTATGACGGAAACAGCTTCAGGGATAACCATTTTAAAACCAGATGATTTTTTTGCTCATCAAAAGGGTAGTGGAAGGGTTTTGCCCCATGCTAAAATTAGCATAGAATCAGAAAAAGAAAGAATTGGTAAAATTACCATTAGGGGTACGTCTTTGTTTAAGGGATATTATCCTAATTATCAAGATTATGATAGTTTTGAAACTGATGATTTAGGTTATTTTGACTTAGATAATTATTTACATATTGTTGGTCGTAATAGTCGTAAAATAATTTCAGGAGGGGAAAATGTTCACCCCTTAGAAATAGAAGAATTAATTGTCAAAATAGGGTTAGCGAAGGATGTAGTTATTATTGGTAAAAACCATGATTATTGGGGACAAATTATTTGTGCCATATATGTACCCATTGTTAAAAATAATGAACTATATAATTTAGATAGCATGAAGGATAAATTACGATCGCATCTTAGTCATTATAAAATACCAAAAATATGGTTAAAAGTCGATAAAATTCCCCGTAATCCTCAGGGTAAAGTAAATTATGGCTACCTAGAAAAAATGATCACTATCTAA
- the def gene encoding peptide deformylase → MTNTLVVEKEKVKAPLQLHILGDKVLRQNAKRIAKIDESVKELAVKMLQTMYAENGIGLAAPQVGVNKQMIVVDLQPDNENYPPLVMINPVIKKYSKEVCVLEEGCLSIPNVFLDVTRPSKIEVEFKNLSGKKQRIKASGWMARVIQHEMDHLTGILFVDRIKNNLALTQELTKQGLNVNAVRSIS, encoded by the coding sequence ATGACCAATACATTAGTTGTCGAAAAAGAGAAAGTAAAAGCACCGTTACAACTACATATATTAGGAGATAAAGTTCTCAGACAAAACGCTAAACGCATCGCCAAAATTGATGAATCAGTGAAAGAATTAGCGGTAAAAATGCTTCAAACCATGTACGCTGAAAATGGCATCGGTTTAGCAGCTCCCCAAGTCGGAGTTAATAAACAAATGATCGTAGTTGATCTTCAGCCTGATAATGAGAATTATCCTCCCCTTGTTATGATTAACCCCGTCATCAAAAAATATAGCAAGGAAGTTTGCGTCCTAGAGGAAGGATGTTTAAGCATACCTAATGTTTTTCTCGATGTCACCCGCCCTTCAAAAATTGAAGTAGAATTCAAGAATTTAAGCGGTAAAAAACAAAGAATTAAAGCATCGGGATGGATGGCAAGAGTAATACAACATGAAATGGATCATCTTACAGGGATTTTATTTGTCGATAGAATCAAAAATAACCTTGCTCTAACCCAAGAATTGACTAAGCAAGGCTTAAATGTTAATGCTGTTAGATCTATTTCTTAA
- a CDS encoding Tab2/Atab2 family RNA-binding protein has product MGRIWELDFYSRPIFDENNKKLWEILICESPTDIDSDYNSLFRYSQFCSNSDVNSITLGGAIASAMEKAGETPSKIRFFRRQMNNMIIKACDDAGIPVFPSRHTYALNRWLDEREVDFYPHQEGYQAPKNTASVQYPQGNAISLPDAVKGDRTDKWALVSLGSDDFQDMNQWAIAFGEAFPLSLANIKENTKIPGLIIFSKRALPLAAWMSGLELGYLRLEKGQFPRICLETGVSDSWILANLTDDKTLAEGEGFENTKQQAHGVHFLAIQSSPDSESFEGFWLLKQES; this is encoded by the coding sequence ATGGGAAGAATTTGGGAGTTAGATTTTTATTCACGTCCAATTTTTGATGAAAATAATAAAAAACTTTGGGAAATTTTGATTTGCGAAAGTCCGACGGATATTGATAGTGATTATAATTCTTTGTTTCGCTATTCTCAGTTTTGCTCTAATAGTGACGTTAATTCTATCACTTTAGGAGGTGCGATCGCCTCTGCCATGGAAAAAGCGGGGGAAACTCCTAGTAAAATTAGATTTTTTCGCCGTCAAATGAATAATATGATCATCAAAGCCTGTGATGATGCTGGTATTCCTGTTTTTCCTTCCCGTCACACCTATGCCCTCAATCGTTGGTTGGATGAAAGGGAGGTTGATTTTTATCCCCATCAAGAGGGTTACCAAGCGCCTAAAAATACTGCTTCGGTACAATATCCCCAAGGTAATGCCATTAGTTTACCCGATGCGGTTAAGGGCGATCGCACCGATAAATGGGCTTTAGTCTCTCTGGGTAGTGATGATTTTCAAGATATGAACCAGTGGGCGATCGCATTTGGTGAAGCATTTCCCCTCTCCCTTGCTAACATCAAAGAAAATACCAAAATCCCAGGCTTAATTATCTTCTCAAAACGAGCATTACCCCTCGCCGCTTGGATGTCTGGGCTAGAGTTAGGCTATCTACGCCTAGAAAAAGGACAATTTCCCCGCATTTGCCTAGAAACAGGAGTCAGCGACAGTTGGATATTAGCTAACCTCACCGATGACAAAACCCTAGCCGAAGGGGAAGGCTTTGAAAATACCAAACAACAAGCCCATGGAGTCCATTTCCTTGCCATTCAATCTTCTCCAGACTCAGAATCCTTTGAAGGTTTTTGGTTACTCAAACAAGAGTCATAA
- a CDS encoding peptidase domain-containing ABC transporter, with protein sequence MVYTLGSVEEFIATVAPFDRLSPSEIKQLAQEFNPLKYEMGQIMLVKDKIPPYISIIYEGQARYIGYDPRTSLPLSLKLISHGNVIGWQSLMRGFACETAIASTPVVALTLAREKFLNLLQQKREIKEYYQNTPGLIEIFDSLGYQLSHRATGEGNLKILSQEALKTSQVTHLEKGKINSLPPAPEGHIWCFSGGKIQNLSIGATVNPRETLEADTEIRLVSLDITLIESAHSNSVEARDNGSTPAPTENKDDPWQDNKTPSPSREQNPPVTPEILMDEDNIPQADNSILQEQPQNLFKEPKQALKSYPYFSGRSEADIGIACFRMLSKYFNIPYKGDILTRVIKQQVENNGALSLDVCGAIGELLGLTSQLVEVPAGAFARLEAPILVKLEDSLVVIYATGDKTIVVADPTLGRVREMKTISFLERWGQKGKALLLKKNKETAQQKFGLNWFIPSLIKFKWMLVEVFIASFFVQLFALANPLMIQVIIDKVIVQNSPDTLQVLGIFLVVLAVFEAILSTLRTYSFVDTTNRIDMALGSEIIDHLLRLPLRYFEKRPVGEISTRINELENIRSFLTGTALTVVLDAVFSVIYIVVMVIYSPTLTLVSMGIIPIFIVLTYIFSPLIRRQLREKAERNAETQSHLVEVMSGIQTVKAQNIELRSRWEWQERYARYVGTGFRTVITQTLAGSASNFLNQLSQLLVLWVGAYLVLQGELTLGQLIAFRIIAGYVTSPILRLAQLWQNFQQTALSLERLADIVDHPQEGEEDRDNIPMPSIEGNLKYENVCFRFKPNTPLQLNNVSIEFPAGTFVGIVGESGAGKSTLTKLVARLYEPESGRIMIDGYDVNRVELYSLRRQIGVVPQESLLFEGTIMDNIALTNPDATTEDIIEAAKIAVAHEFIMNLPNGYNTRVGERGASLSGGQRQRIAIARSVLQNPRMLILDEATSALDYNTEAQVCQNLISAFSDRTVLFITHRLGTIKNADTIVVMDKGTIVEVGSHEELMELHARYYYLYQQQLKTEV encoded by the coding sequence ATGGTATATACTCTAGGTTCAGTAGAAGAATTTATCGCTACTGTAGCGCCCTTTGATCGTCTTTCACCCAGCGAAATAAAACAACTAGCCCAAGAATTTAACCCCTTAAAATATGAAATGGGGCAAATCATGCTAGTCAAAGATAAAATTCCTCCCTACATTTCTATCATATATGAAGGACAAGCCCGTTATATCGGTTACGATCCTCGTACCAGTTTACCCCTAAGTTTAAAACTAATTAGCCATGGTAACGTCATCGGTTGGCAAAGTTTGATGAGGGGTTTTGCCTGTGAAACGGCGATCGCCTCTACCCCCGTAGTAGCCCTCACCCTCGCCAGGGAGAAATTTTTAAACCTACTCCAACAAAAACGGGAAATTAAAGAATATTACCAAAATACTCCCGGATTAATCGAAATTTTTGATAGCCTAGGTTATCAACTCAGCCATCGTGCCACAGGGGAAGGAAACCTGAAAATATTGAGTCAAGAAGCCCTGAAAACATCCCAAGTAACCCACCTAGAAAAAGGGAAAATAAATAGCCTACCCCCGGCCCCCGAAGGACATATCTGGTGCTTTAGTGGCGGTAAAATTCAAAACCTTTCCATCGGCGCCACCGTCAACCCCCGAGAAACCCTAGAAGCTGATACCGAAATAAGGCTAGTATCCCTCGATATTACCCTCATTGAATCAGCCCATAGTAATAGCGTCGAGGCTCGTGACAACGGCTCAACACCAGCCCCCACAGAAAATAAAGACGATCCCTGGCAAGACAATAAAACTCCCTCTCCCTCAAGGGAGCAAAACCCCCCCGTTACCCCTGAAATCCTCATGGACGAGGATAATATTCCCCAGGCCGATAACAGCATTTTACAAGAGCAACCCCAAAACCTATTTAAAGAACCCAAACAAGCCCTTAAAAGTTATCCCTATTTTTCGGGGAGAAGTGAGGCAGACATCGGAATTGCCTGTTTTCGGATGTTAAGTAAATACTTTAATATTCCCTACAAAGGTGATATTTTGACTAGGGTGATTAAACAACAAGTGGAAAACAATGGTGCTTTATCCCTTGATGTGTGCGGTGCGATCGGTGAATTATTAGGCTTAACCAGTCAATTAGTAGAAGTTCCCGCAGGGGCATTTGCCAGACTAGAAGCCCCCATATTAGTCAAACTAGAAGATTCCCTCGTCGTCATCTACGCTACAGGGGACAAAACCATCGTCGTAGCAGATCCCACCCTCGGTAGAGTTAGGGAAATGAAAACCATCAGTTTCCTAGAAAGATGGGGACAAAAAGGCAAGGCCTTACTACTGAAAAAAAATAAAGAAACCGCCCAACAAAAATTTGGTTTAAATTGGTTTATTCCCTCCCTAATTAAATTTAAATGGATGTTAGTGGAAGTGTTTATCGCCTCCTTCTTCGTCCAACTCTTTGCCCTCGCCAATCCTTTAATGATTCAGGTAATCATCGATAAAGTAATTGTGCAAAATAGCCCCGATACCCTGCAAGTATTAGGGATTTTCCTTGTGGTTCTCGCCGTTTTTGAAGCCATTCTCAGTACCCTGCGCACCTATTCCTTTGTGGATACCACCAACCGCATCGATATGGCCTTGGGTTCAGAAATCATTGACCATCTTTTGAGATTACCCCTGAGGTACTTTGAAAAACGCCCAGTGGGGGAAATTTCGACCCGTATCAACGAGTTAGAGAACATTAGGTCATTTTTGACAGGAACAGCCCTAACCGTGGTGTTAGACGCTGTTTTCTCGGTGATTTATATTGTGGTAATGGTGATTTATAGCCCTACCCTTACCCTCGTATCCATGGGTATTATTCCCATTTTTATTGTTTTAACCTATATCTTTTCTCCCTTGATTCGTCGTCAATTGAGAGAAAAAGCAGAACGGAACGCCGAAACCCAATCTCACTTGGTGGAGGTGATGTCAGGGATTCAAACCGTTAAGGCTCAAAATATTGAATTAAGATCCCGTTGGGAATGGCAAGAACGTTATGCCCGTTATGTGGGTACAGGATTTAGGACGGTGATTACTCAAACCTTAGCGGGTTCGGCTAGTAACTTTCTCAATCAACTTTCTCAACTATTGGTGTTGTGGGTAGGAGCTTATTTGGTATTACAGGGAGAGTTAACCCTAGGGCAATTAATTGCTTTCCGTATCATTGCGGGTTATGTAACTTCCCCCATTTTACGCCTTGCCCAACTATGGCAAAACTTCCAACAAACAGCCTTATCCCTAGAGCGTTTGGCAGATATTGTTGATCATCCCCAAGAGGGTGAGGAGGATCGGGATAATATTCCTATGCCGAGTATTGAGGGTAATTTGAAGTATGAAAATGTTTGTTTCCGTTTTAAACCTAATACTCCTTTACAGCTTAATAATGTTAGCATTGAATTCCCCGCGGGTACTTTTGTGGGTATCGTCGGCGAAAGTGGAGCGGGTAAGAGTACCCTAACCAAATTGGTGGCAAGACTTTATGAACCTGAGTCGGGAAGAATTATGATTGATGGTTATGATGTTAACCGAGTGGAGTTATATTCTTTACGTCGTCAAATTGGGGTTGTACCTCAGGAGAGTTTGTTGTTTGAGGGAACTATTATGGATAATATTGCCCTGACAAATCCTGATGCCACCACTGAAGATATTATTGAGGCCGCTAAAATTGCTGTGGCCCACGAATTTATTATGAATTTACCCAATGGTTATAATACAAGGGTAGGAGAGAGGGGGGCATCTTTATCGGGAGGACAAAGACAGCGCATTGCGATCGCCCGTTCGGTGTTGCAAAATCCTCGGATGTTAATTTTGGACGAAGCCACCAGCGCCCTTGACTACAATACAGAAGCTCAAGTATGTCAAAATTTGATCTCTGCTTTTAGCGATCGCACCGTATTATTTATTACCCACCGTCTGGGCACGATCAAAAACGCTGATACCATCGTGGTGATGGATAAAGGAACAATCGTAGAAGTGGGCAGTCATGAAGAATTGATGGAACTACACGCCCGTTACTACTACCTATATCAACAACAACTAAAAACCGAAGTATAA